Part of the Molothrus ater isolate BHLD 08-10-18 breed brown headed cowbird chromosome 9, BPBGC_Mater_1.1, whole genome shotgun sequence genome is shown below.
GCTCTGAAGAAACAGGGTTCTGCCAGTCACAGCCCATTTTAAGGGCTTGTTTCACAGGTCTAAAAATTTAAAGACAGCAATCAATCAAAAGATTTGTGCTAAATCAAAGCCATGACCTGGTTTCATATTACTTCATTtgtatattaaaaacaaaaacccaaacaaaaaaaaataaaccccacaaaTGACTACTTACAAACCTTTTCTGAACTCAGGCACGTAGTGGTACGTTGGTTTGCCCAGATGGATGAAGAAATTTGAGAGGTTGCCACTAACAGCAATGGTGAACACGAGTGTAGCACATATCCAAAATGGaccttaaaaggaaaaaaaaaatcaatagcaCCTCCTCTGCTGTCTTGCTTTCTAGGCCAGCAAGTAAAATGTAATACAGACTCAAAATATTTAGTACAGCAATTAACTTCTCCCACCTCACACCTACCATAAAGGTCGGGATTGCTGCGGATATACAGCCTTACAAAGTTCTTCCCAGGGACTGGGAACACTGACCCTTTGATTCTGTCCAGGACCTATAAAACATAAGGATCTATTTCACTGACAatgcaagaaggaaaaacacCTCAGTGGATAAGGCATAATTCAAACAACAGTTCTCCTCTGGAGCAGAGTATTAACCTGGTATGTGTCCACATCGAAGAAGGTCTGGTAGTACTCAAAAGTCCAGAAAGGGGCACTTTTCTTCTGTCCTGCAAGCAGCTGGATGGTGGGAAAGACAACATGGAAAGTGTTACAAGCACACAATTTATGCATTACTAGTTCATTTACACAGTAGTCACGTGATTTTGGTACccaaactgaaaacaaacataaCAGGGCAGGATTATGTAATAgtttccctcttcccctccaACAGCTGTAGACAGCCAGTCTCTTATCTCCCTGGAGGCAGAACCACAGCCTGAGGTTGTAAAGAGCAGCCTGTTACTGCCTGCTGCCATGCCACATCATCTGGAACACACACCCTCACCACCACAACAAGCTCCTTTTGCTGTCAGAACCACAGTAGTTTCTGCCAATGGCCTGTGATTGAAGGGACCTTAACGATCATCTCactccatccccctgccatgggcagggacaccttccactatcccaggtaGCTCAAagcctggccttaaacacttccagggatgggacacgcacagcttctctgggcaacctgtgccaacacctcaccaccctcacaggagagaatttcttcctataACCAATCTAAACCTCTTTTAGTCtgaatccattcccccttgtcctgtactctacatgctcttgtaagaagtctctctccatctttctcaCAGGCCTCCACCAGAGGGGTAAGAGCATTACCTCTGTTTTATCGGAGTCATCAGTGCCCAGTAACTCATcatcctcttccctccctggctcctgcaggtgGCTGTGCTGATTCTTGGGGATTTCGACTGGCTCATCGATGCTTATGGTGGTGGCATCAGGATTTGCTGCAAGCAAATTAGCTGCATCGTCAAATTCTGCAAATAAGTACATTACAAGACAGGCGATGATCAAGACACTAAAATTTTTGTTCTCATGGCTCAAATAAACGCATAAAGACGCTGAGACAGAATAATCACTAGCTTAGGCATGTTGGGTATGATCTGTTTCCTGAAGTCCAAACTGACATGGATCAATCTGAACATTTACTCAGTTGATAAAGTGTGAATGTGCTTTTCCTGCCAATCTGCCTGCAGGATGTGACACTGGCACCGCTGGagcctgccttcctgccctgccaagagcccccagcccagggcagcaggcctctgcaaggggaagggaaagctgCCTCCTAGAGAAACGGGTATTTTAACATTCTCCAAAAATTGACGTGAAATTTTTACTGAAGAACTAAAGAAGTCTGAAACCGGGGCCTTTTGCAAGTTACAGAGCgctctgcccctctccagctgtcACTTGCTACCACAAAGGATTTCAGTCCACGATTTCCATCAGCACCGGTTACATTTTTTATCTGGCCAGCAGCACAATTCCATCTCAGAAAATTCAGGATACCTGACCCCACAAACAAAACTCCCAGGACGTTTTTATTCCGCGAACGCTCAGGGACGCTCCCAGAGCCTCCAGTGCCTGACGGCTCCTCCAGCCGGGGCCCAGCCCTGAGTCCGCACCTGCGACATCGCCTTTACCTTGGAATTTGAGGTCGTCCGCCGTCGCCATTCATCCGCCTGGATGAGGATCAGCTCCCCGGGGCTCGACCCTCCTGCAAGAGGACAGGGTGGCGCTGGGGCTGGGGCGGGTGCGGTCCCCGCCCCGTGCCCCGCTGCTGTGCCCCGCGGCCGCGCGCCCCGAGCCCCGCACCCGCCCGGGCCCCGGGCCGGGAACTCCGCACCTCGGCACCGCCGCGACCCCACAGCTGCCGCTTCGCTCCCTTAAAGGCGCCGCCACCGCCGCGCGGCCCCGACCAATTAGCGGCGCCGCTGAGCCCCTCTGCCCCCGCCCCTCGGGGAGCAAGAGCCCTGCCGGTGACGCGACTAGCACCGACCAATCAGAGCCCGCGCGGCGCTTCCGCCTGCGCGCCAGCCCGCCCCCTTAAAGGGCCCGCGGCAGCCCgagcgcggcggcggctgcTGCGGTCTGTGAGGGAACATAACGGGGCTGTGGGTGATCGTGCGCTTGTACAACTGCTATAGTCGTACACTGCGGGTTCTGGTAACTGACGGTTTCACCAGAGAAACACAGAACGGTTAGAATTGGAAGGAacattaaagctcatctcatttaatctccttgccatggcagggacatctcccaccagAACGCGTtggtcccagccctgtccagcctggcctgggacactcccaggaatccaggggcagccacagcttctctgggcaccttgTGCTAGGGCCTCACTACCCGCATAggagagaatttcttcctcGTTTCTACTCTAAACCTGCCTTCTGATGGTTTgcagccattcctccttgtcccgTCACTGCCGCCCTTGTCAATGGCCTCTCTCCATCTGTCTTGTCTCCCCTCGGGTGCTGGAAGGGCACAGTTAGGTCACCACaaagccttctccaggctgaacaatcccaactctcACAGCAACCCTCTGATCTCTGATCTTGGTATCCTCTTGAGGTCTCGCTCCAACAGAtccatgtcctccctgtgctgggaaccAGCTGGATATTATATACACTggagcatatatatatatatatatatatacatatacatacatatatatatatattttttttttttaaggatttttttaatccttcagCCCCAAAATGCCAAACGCTGGGGTGCAGCAGAACCCCAGAGCAGTCAGAGCAGGAGAAACAGAGCACTGTTTGCACAGCATCTGCATCACCCCAGGGCCTCAAGCATCAGCACCTTAGTCTATACTGTGGGATTCAGGGAGAACACCTTGATCCAGCTGCCCTCATTTGTACAGCACAGCCCACATTTGTGGACAAgcctcacagctctgcagtgaccATCACAGCCCCACCCTGGCTGCACTGGATGCCTTTGGTGctggagggagcacagctgaCAGGATCCTTGCTC
Proteins encoded:
- the YIPF1 gene encoding protein YIPF1 isoform X2, whose protein sequence is MATADDLKFQANPDATTISIDEPVEIPKNQHSHLQEPGREEDDELLGTDDSDKTELLAGQKKSAPFWTFEYYQTFFDVDTYQVLDRIKGSVFPVPGKNFVRLYIRSNPDLYGPFWICATLVFTIAVSGNLSNFFIHLGKPTYHYVPEFRKVSIAATTIYAYAWLVPLALWGFLMWRNSKVMNIVSYSFLEIVCVYGYSLFIYIPTAILWIIPQKVVRWVLMVFSLCLSGSVLVMTFWPAVRDDNRRIAVATVAAILLLHALLAVGCLAYFFDAPELEIPAPIIPAHNGTTVITKSH
- the YIPF1 gene encoding protein YIPF1 isoform X1 — translated: MATADDLKFQEFDDAANLLAANPDATTISIDEPVEIPKNQHSHLQEPGREEDDELLGTDDSDKTELLAGQKKSAPFWTFEYYQTFFDVDTYQVLDRIKGSVFPVPGKNFVRLYIRSNPDLYGPFWICATLVFTIAVSGNLSNFFIHLGKPTYHYVPEFRKVSIAATTIYAYAWLVPLALWGFLMWRNSKVMNIVSYSFLEIVCVYGYSLFIYIPTAILWIIPQKVVRWVLMVFSLCLSGSVLVMTFWPAVRDDNRRIAVATVAAILLLHALLAVGCLAYFFDAPELEIPAPIIPAHNGTTVITKSH